The Hymenobacter sp. 5317J-9 genome has a window encoding:
- a CDS encoding SDR family oxidoreductase, translated as MEPNEKLIVVTGGSKGIGRAVVSRFLQAGFPVATCARSSDDLAALTAELSAAIPGAALHTLPADLSQPGDCARFAAFVQSLDLPVEVLVNNAGAFVPGRLQDEPADGSQLRQMLAVNLLSAYDVTLPLLPGFIAQGRGHIFTICSTASITAYPNGGSYGIAKHALLGFTKNLREELKPSGVRVTAVLPGPTLTASWAGVDLPAERFVQAEDVAEAVFGTYSLSPHAVVEELLIRPQLGDL; from the coding sequence GTGGAACCGAACGAAAAATTAATTGTCGTGACCGGCGGCAGCAAAGGTATTGGCCGCGCCGTCGTGTCGCGCTTTCTGCAGGCGGGCTTTCCGGTGGCCACCTGCGCCCGCTCAAGCGACGACCTGGCGGCCCTCACCGCCGAACTTAGCGCTGCCATTCCCGGCGCCGCGCTGCACACCCTACCCGCCGACCTCAGCCAGCCCGGCGACTGCGCCCGCTTTGCGGCCTTCGTGCAAAGCCTGGACCTGCCCGTGGAAGTGCTGGTGAACAACGCCGGCGCCTTCGTGCCCGGCCGCCTGCAGGACGAGCCCGCCGACGGCTCGCAGCTGCGCCAGATGCTGGCCGTGAACCTGCTCAGCGCCTACGACGTGACCCTGCCCCTGCTGCCGGGTTTCATTGCCCAGGGCCGGGGGCACATTTTCACCATTTGCTCCACGGCCAGCATCACGGCCTACCCCAACGGCGGCTCCTACGGCATTGCCAAGCACGCCCTGCTGGGCTTCACCAAAAACCTGCGCGAGGAGCTGAAGCCCAGCGGCGTGCGCGTGACGGCGGTGCTGCCCGGCCCCACCCTCACGGCCAGCTGGGCCGGTGTGGACCTGCCCGCCGAGCGGTTCGTGCAGGCCGAAGATGTGGCCGAAGCCGTGTTCGGCACCTACTCGCTCTCGCCCCACGCCGTGGTAGAAGAATTATTGATTCGGCCACAGCTGGGCGATTTGTAG
- a CDS encoding ABC transporter permease: MLTTFGSFVLFLRGMVTRTERFRVLWNRTIDEAILIGVDSVVIVSIVSAFIGAVTCVQIAYNLTNPLIPQSTIGYMVREMTILELAPTITSIVLAGKVGSSIAGGLGTMRITEQISALEVMGINSTSYLVLPRILAAVLMFPLLVIMAMLLSILGGYLAGTLTGVMTAQDYVEGIRTDFIPYNILFALIKAVVFAFLVSGISSFKGYFTTGGALEVGAASTGAVTNSIIAILIADFALAALLL, encoded by the coding sequence ATGCTAACAACTTTCGGCTCGTTCGTTCTCTTTCTGCGCGGCATGGTCACGCGCACCGAGCGGTTCCGCGTCCTCTGGAACCGCACCATCGACGAAGCCATTCTCATCGGGGTCGATTCCGTGGTCATCGTGTCCATCGTGTCGGCCTTCATCGGCGCCGTTACCTGCGTCCAGATTGCTTACAACCTCACCAATCCGCTCATTCCGCAGTCCACCATCGGCTACATGGTGCGCGAAATGACTATTCTCGAGCTCGCGCCCACCATCACCAGCATCGTGCTGGCCGGCAAAGTGGGTTCCAGCATCGCCGGCGGCCTGGGCACCATGCGCATCACCGAGCAGATTTCAGCCCTCGAAGTAATGGGCATCAATTCGACCTCGTACCTCGTGCTGCCGCGCATTCTGGCGGCCGTGCTCATGTTTCCGCTGCTGGTCATCATGGCCATGCTGCTGTCCATCTTGGGCGGCTATCTCGCCGGCACGCTCACCGGCGTGATGACGGCCCAGGACTACGTGGAAGGCATTCGCACCGATTTTATTCCTTACAACATTCTTTTCGCCCTCATCAAGGCCGTGGTGTTTGCCTTCCTGGTGTCGGGCATCTCGTCGTTTAAGGGCTATTTCACCACCGGCGGTGCCCTCGAAGTGGGCGCGGCCAGCACCGGCGCCGTGACCAACTCCATCATCGCCATCCTGATTGCCGACTTCGCCCTGGCGGCGCTGCTGCTTTAA
- a CDS encoding ATP-binding cassette domain-containing protein has translation MIEVSNIEKSFNGTPVLKGISCVFESGKCNLLLGGSGTGKSVLLQCIVGLMKPDIGSITFDGTVYTNSKIDIRQEIRRKIGMLFQGSALFDSMTVAQNVEFPLQMLTPEMTPEERRERVEFCLKRVGLENAGDKMPAEISGGMKKRVGIARAIAPQCTYLFCDEPNSGLDPATSIKIDELIHEITHEYNITTVIVTHDMNSVIEIGEHIIFLHQGKKLWDGTKDEILNATVPELKEFIFSSSLVRAAKRIDEETEGGMAAFTEESEAGGGI, from the coding sequence ATGATTGAAGTATCCAACATCGAAAAGTCGTTCAACGGCACGCCCGTGCTCAAAGGCATTTCGTGCGTGTTCGAATCGGGCAAGTGCAACCTGCTGCTCGGCGGTTCGGGCACCGGCAAAAGCGTGCTCCTGCAGTGCATCGTGGGGCTGATGAAGCCCGACATCGGTTCCATCACCTTTGATGGCACGGTGTACACTAACAGCAAAATTGACATCCGGCAGGAAATCCGGCGCAAAATCGGGATGCTGTTCCAGGGCTCGGCCCTGTTCGACTCCATGACGGTGGCCCAGAACGTGGAGTTTCCGCTCCAGATGCTGACGCCTGAAATGACGCCCGAAGAGCGCCGCGAACGAGTAGAATTCTGTCTCAAGCGCGTGGGCCTCGAAAACGCCGGCGACAAGATGCCCGCCGAAATCTCGGGCGGCATGAAGAAACGCGTGGGCATTGCCCGCGCCATTGCCCCGCAGTGTACCTACCTGTTTTGCGACGAGCCCAACTCCGGCCTCGACCCCGCCACCAGCATCAAGATTGACGAGTTGATTCACGAAATCACGCACGAATACAACATCACCACCGTCATCGTGACCCACGACATGAACTCGGTGATTGAAATCGGCGAGCACATCATCTTCCTGCACCAAGGCAAAAAGCTCTGGGACGGCACCAAAGACGAAATCCTCAACGCCACCGTGCCCGAGCTCAAGGAGTTCATTTTCAGCAGCAGTCTGGTGCGCGCCGCCAAGCGCATTGACGAAGAAACCGAAGGCGGCATGGCTGCTTTCACCGAAGAAAGCGAAGCCGGCGGCGGCATCTAG
- a CDS encoding YfiT family bacillithiol transferase — protein sequence MNASDDSLKYPVGRPQLPSGPLTPAERTVLIGQIAELPAQLTAAAKAVGGVGLERPYRPGGWNGRQVIHHVADSHLNAYVRFKLALTEENPTIKPYEEAAWAELPDVAATPITVSLTLLEALHSRFVTLLHHLTEEQWQRTFYHPGNQRTSTLDQTLALYAWHGRHHLGHLQLLQA from the coding sequence ATGAATGCATCCGACGACTCCCTGAAATACCCCGTGGGACGCCCGCAACTGCCCAGCGGGCCCCTCACTCCTGCCGAACGCACCGTGCTTATCGGGCAGATAGCTGAGCTTCCGGCCCAGCTCACAGCAGCCGCCAAGGCCGTGGGCGGCGTGGGCCTGGAACGCCCCTACCGCCCCGGCGGCTGGAACGGCCGCCAGGTAATACACCACGTGGCCGACTCTCACCTGAACGCCTACGTGCGTTTCAAGCTGGCCCTGACTGAGGAAAATCCCACCATTAAGCCCTACGAGGAAGCGGCCTGGGCCGAGCTGCCAGATGTGGCGGCCACGCCCATCACCGTGTCGCTCACCTTGCTGGAGGCGCTGCATTCGCGCTTTGTGACGCTGCTGCACCACCTCACCGAAGAGCAATGGCAGCGCACCTTCTACCACCCCGGCAACCAACGCACTTCGACGCTGGACCAGACGCTGGCGCTATATGCCTGGCACGGGCGGCACCACTTGGGGCATCTGCAGTTGTTGCAGGCGTAG
- a CDS encoding bifunctional nuclease family protein: MKKIQLEILGLSSSQSQSGSFALILGEKGGNRRLPIIIGMFEAQSIAIQIEKISPNRPLTHDLFKSFAEHVHVVILEVVISDLKEGVFYSRIVCSDGATTFDIDARPSDAIAIGLRFGVPIYTVESVLSEAGIILSDLDEVESEAEEDEDEDDEDDDSDAPRPSRAQPEPREPSGQVSLDELTKMLAQALEKEDYEKAAKIRDELNKRNG; the protein is encoded by the coding sequence TTGAAAAAAATCCAGCTTGAAATCCTGGGCCTGTCGTCCAGCCAGTCGCAGTCTGGCTCCTTCGCGCTGATTCTGGGCGAGAAGGGCGGCAACCGCCGCCTGCCCATCATCATCGGCATGTTCGAGGCCCAGAGCATTGCCATCCAAATCGAGAAAATCAGCCCCAACCGCCCGCTCACCCACGACCTGTTCAAGTCCTTTGCCGAGCACGTGCACGTGGTGATTCTGGAAGTGGTGATTTCCGATTTGAAGGAAGGCGTGTTCTATTCGCGCATCGTGTGCTCGGACGGCGCCACCACCTTCGACATAGACGCCCGGCCTTCTGATGCCATTGCCATTGGCCTGCGTTTCGGCGTGCCCATCTACACCGTGGAAAGCGTGCTGAGCGAGGCCGGCATCATCCTCTCCGACCTCGATGAGGTGGAAAGCGAGGCGGAAGAAGACGAGGACGAAGACGACGAGGACGACGATTCGGACGCTCCCCGGCCCAGCCGGGCCCAGCCCGAACCGCGCGAGCCCAGCGGCCAGGTGTCGTTGGACGAGCTGACCAAAATGCTGGCCCAGGCCCTCGAAAAGGAGGATTACGAAAAGGCCGCCAAAATCCGCGACGAGCTCAACAAGCGCAACGGGTAA
- a CDS encoding electron transfer flavoprotein subunit alpha/FixB family protein yields MSVLVVVECADGEVKKSSLEVASYGAQVAAQLGTTATAIAVGEANEANLAKLGEQGITKVLYDAEPRLKDFVNNAYTKLIATAAEQESAKIIVLANSNIGAAVGSRLSVRLKASLATNVVELPKISGDQFTVKRGAFSGKAFSDVVLSGDRKIIAVKKNSTEAQHDAGKTAEVTSFSAQLSDADFADAPKQVVMQDQAGGVLLPEAERVVSGGRGMKGPENWGLIEDLAKALGAATACSKPVSDVDWRPHHEHVGQTGITVSPNLYIACGISGAIQHLAGVNSSKVIVVINKDPEAPFFKAADYGIVGDVFDVLPKLTAAVKALN; encoded by the coding sequence ATGTCTGTATTAGTTGTAGTTGAATGCGCCGACGGCGAAGTAAAAAAGTCGTCGCTGGAAGTGGCCTCGTATGGTGCCCAGGTAGCGGCCCAACTGGGCACCACCGCCACGGCCATTGCCGTAGGCGAAGCCAATGAAGCCAACCTGGCCAAGCTGGGCGAGCAGGGCATCACGAAAGTGCTGTACGACGCCGAGCCCCGCCTGAAGGACTTCGTGAACAACGCCTACACCAAGCTCATCGCCACGGCGGCCGAGCAGGAAAGCGCTAAAATCATTGTGCTGGCCAACAGCAACATCGGTGCGGCTGTGGGTTCGCGCCTGTCGGTGCGCCTGAAGGCCAGCCTGGCCACCAACGTGGTGGAGCTGCCCAAAATCAGCGGCGACCAGTTCACGGTGAAGCGCGGCGCATTCTCGGGCAAGGCGTTTTCGGACGTGGTGCTGAGCGGCGACCGCAAAATCATTGCCGTGAAGAAAAATTCGACCGAGGCCCAGCACGACGCCGGCAAAACCGCCGAAGTGACGAGCTTCTCGGCCCAGCTGTCGGACGCCGATTTTGCCGATGCTCCCAAGCAGGTGGTGATGCAGGACCAGGCGGGCGGCGTGCTGCTGCCCGAGGCCGAGCGCGTGGTGTCGGGCGGCCGCGGCATGAAAGGCCCCGAAAACTGGGGCCTGATTGAGGACCTGGCCAAAGCCCTGGGCGCGGCCACGGCCTGCTCCAAGCCGGTGAGCGACGTGGACTGGCGCCCTCACCACGAGCACGTGGGCCAAACGGGCATTACCGTGTCGCCGAACCTGTACATTGCCTGCGGCATTTCGGGTGCCATTCAGCACCTGGCCGGCGTGAACAGCAGCAAAGTCATCGTGGTCATCAACAAAGACCCCGAAGCCCCCTTCTTTAAAGCGGCGGACTACGGCATTGTGGGCGATGTGTTCGACGTATTGCCTAAACTGACGGCGGCTGTTAAAGCGCTGAATTAA
- a CDS encoding electron transfer flavoprotein subunit beta/FixA family protein codes for MKFLVCISNVPDTTTKITFTPDNKEFNKAGVQFVINPWDEYALTRAIELKEAAGSGTVTVLNVGQADTEPNIRKALAIGADDAIRVDAVPTDAYFVAEQIAAIAKEGAYDVILMGKESIDYNGFQVHGMVGEMLGITTVAPAMKLDLSGNTATLEREIEGGKEIVTVNTPFVASCQQPMCEPRIPNMRGIMTARTKPLKVVPAVGEPARTTVAEYALPPKKQGVKLIDAENAGELIKLLRNEAKVI; via the coding sequence ATGAAGTTTCTGGTTTGCATTTCCAACGTGCCCGACACGACCACCAAAATCACCTTCACTCCCGATAACAAGGAGTTCAACAAGGCCGGGGTGCAGTTCGTGATTAACCCCTGGGACGAATACGCCCTCACCCGCGCCATTGAGCTGAAGGAAGCCGCCGGCAGCGGCACCGTGACGGTGCTGAACGTGGGCCAGGCCGACACCGAGCCCAACATCCGCAAGGCCCTGGCTATTGGCGCCGACGACGCCATCCGCGTGGATGCCGTCCCCACCGATGCCTACTTCGTGGCCGAGCAGATTGCTGCCATTGCCAAGGAAGGTGCCTATGACGTGATTTTGATGGGCAAGGAAAGCATCGACTACAACGGCTTCCAGGTGCACGGCATGGTGGGCGAGATGCTGGGCATCACCACGGTGGCCCCGGCCATGAAGCTCGACCTGAGCGGCAACACCGCCACGCTGGAGCGCGAAATTGAGGGCGGCAAGGAGATTGTGACCGTCAACACGCCCTTCGTGGCCTCTTGCCAGCAGCCCATGTGCGAGCCCCGCATCCCCAACATGCGCGGCATCATGACGGCCCGCACCAAGCCCCTGAAAGTGGTACCCGCCGTGGGCGAGCCCGCCCGCACCACCGTGGCCGAGTACGCGCTGCCGCCCAAGAAGCAGGGCGTGAAGCTCATCGACGCCGAAAACGCCGGCGAGCTCATCAAGCTGCTCCGCAACGAAGCCAAAGTAATTTAA
- a CDS encoding tetratricopeptide repeat protein, which produces MNTPATRLQQLLAFYEDDPTDAFTIYALATEYRAQEPEHAWEFYQKLLTEHPDYVGTYYHAGKLLEQFGKKDEAEKVYRAGLATAKKAGQQHAASELLQALNQCLGLDYEDD; this is translated from the coding sequence ATGAACACCCCGGCCACCCGTTTGCAGCAGCTGCTGGCTTTCTACGAAGACGACCCGACCGACGCCTTCACCATTTACGCCCTCGCCACCGAATACCGGGCCCAGGAGCCGGAGCATGCATGGGAGTTTTACCAGAAGCTGCTCACGGAGCATCCTGATTACGTGGGCACGTATTACCACGCCGGCAAGCTGCTGGAGCAATTTGGTAAGAAGGACGAAGCCGAAAAGGTTTATCGCGCCGGCTTGGCCACGGCCAAAAAAGCCGGCCAGCAGCACGCTGCCAGCGAATTGCTGCAGGCCCTGAACCAGTGCCTGGGCCTCGACTACGAAGACGACTAA
- a CDS encoding DUF937 domain-containing protein codes for MKTFLTTVKGTFSPELTGHLAARLGESETRVRKVLGAAVPLVLGAIIRQAQAGAALQVHALSLQALRKAPTCVSPVTCALGMLGSGPAAGGALRQAEVLLFALFGAEALQLADQLSAHAGVQPAAAEDLVKLVGAVAAATLGQQAQHATAAELAVCLANLKVPVAELLASTPPAMRALLAPLGPKQAVGEGLLGALQQERGAGLRKLHVQMGQSLLAFVSVATGTAFLWDTLCGLVAATYWAADTLPVLKPAVPLVLQRLGTLNGFTW; via the coding sequence ATGAAGACTTTCCTCACGACTGTAAAAGGTACCTTTTCGCCGGAGCTGACCGGGCATCTGGCCGCGCGGCTCGGCGAAAGCGAAACCCGCGTGCGGAAGGTGCTTGGGGCCGCCGTACCGCTGGTGCTGGGGGCCATCATCAGGCAGGCGCAGGCGGGCGCGGCCCTGCAAGTGCACGCCCTGAGCCTGCAGGCCCTGCGCAAAGCTCCGACCTGCGTCAGTCCCGTGACCTGCGCGCTGGGCATGCTCGGCAGCGGCCCTGCCGCGGGCGGCGCCCTGCGGCAGGCCGAGGTGCTGCTGTTTGCGCTATTTGGCGCCGAGGCTTTGCAGCTGGCCGACCAGCTCAGCGCGCACGCAGGCGTGCAGCCGGCCGCTGCCGAGGACTTGGTAAAGCTAGTGGGAGCGGTGGCAGCAGCCACCTTGGGCCAGCAGGCGCAGCACGCCACGGCGGCCGAACTGGCCGTGTGCCTTGCCAACCTCAAAGTACCCGTAGCGGAACTGCTCGCCTCAACTCCCCCGGCGATGCGTGCGCTGCTTGCCCCCCTTGGCCCTAAGCAAGCCGTTGGTGAGGGCCTACTTGGGGCGCTGCAGCAGGAGCGGGGAGCAGGACTGCGAAAACTGCACGTGCAAATGGGCCAGTCGCTGCTGGCCTTCGTGAGCGTAGCAACGGGCACCGCCTTCCTGTGGGATACCCTGTGCGGCTTGGTAGCGGCCACCTACTGGGCCGCCGATACCTTGCCGGTGCTGAAGCCGGCCGTGCCACTGGTGCTACAGCGGCTGGGCACGCTGAACGGTTTCACTTGGTAA
- a CDS encoding TolC family protein: MFRVTLVALLSAAALTGPVAAHASPAAPADTIRLTLPQAEQQFFQNNLAVLAQQYNVTVAQAQAVQARLIDNPTIYVEQDVLRRRISRPTVPEGTVSSEAIVTVQQLFSLAGRRKAAGQAAQQAAVVEQYNLQDLLRNLRYQLRTTFYDLYFKQLTLRAYATEISSLSRTVGLYQTQFEKGNIALKEVIRLRAFLFTLQSERQNLLNDVASDQTDLHVLLRDATGTQYVPQADLARTRALSLQGYPEQALIDTALVRRTDLNARRATLEQQNLNLRLQQKLATPDLAVGYTYDKAGSYINNYQALTLGIAVPLFNRNQGNIQAAKAQVAGSKLQVDQQQLVVQSEVHQAYQLAARNDELFQNTDRDTAPFARLMVGIEQSYAKRILSVVEYLDFFESYKNNLVQLNTLRANRVRAFEQLNFAVGKPVFRAD; this comes from the coding sequence ATGTTCCGTGTAACCTTAGTGGCGTTGCTGAGTGCCGCGGCCCTGACGGGCCCGGTGGCCGCCCACGCCAGTCCCGCCGCCCCGGCCGATACCATTCGCCTGACCCTGCCGCAGGCCGAACAGCAATTCTTCCAGAATAATCTGGCCGTGCTGGCGCAGCAGTACAACGTGACGGTGGCCCAGGCCCAGGCCGTGCAGGCCCGCCTCATCGACAACCCCACCATTTATGTGGAGCAGGATGTGCTGCGCCGCCGCATCTCCCGCCCAACGGTGCCGGAGGGCACGGTGAGCAGCGAGGCCATTGTGACCGTGCAGCAATTGTTTTCGCTGGCCGGCCGCCGCAAGGCCGCGGGCCAAGCCGCCCAACAGGCGGCCGTGGTGGAGCAGTATAACCTGCAGGACCTGCTGCGCAACTTGCGCTACCAACTGCGCACCACTTTCTACGACCTGTATTTCAAACAGCTGACGCTGCGGGCCTACGCCACCGAAATCAGCTCCCTCAGCCGCACGGTGGGGCTGTACCAAACGCAGTTCGAGAAGGGCAACATTGCCCTGAAAGAGGTCATTCGTCTGCGGGCGTTTCTTTTCACGCTGCAAAGTGAGCGGCAAAACCTGCTCAACGACGTGGCCTCGGACCAAACGGACCTGCACGTGCTGCTGCGCGATGCTACCGGCACGCAGTACGTGCCCCAAGCCGACCTGGCCCGCACCCGCGCCCTGAGCCTGCAAGGGTATCCGGAGCAGGCGCTCATCGATACGGCCCTGGTGCGCCGCACCGACCTCAACGCCCGCCGCGCCACCCTGGAGCAGCAGAACCTGAACCTGCGCCTGCAGCAGAAGCTGGCCACGCCCGACCTGGCCGTGGGCTACACCTACGACAAGGCCGGCTCCTACATCAACAATTACCAGGCGTTGACCCTGGGCATTGCGGTGCCGCTTTTTAATCGGAACCAAGGCAACATTCAGGCAGCTAAGGCGCAGGTGGCCGGCAGCAAGCTGCAGGTCGACCAGCAGCAACTGGTGGTACAGAGCGAAGTGCACCAGGCGTACCAGCTGGCGGCGCGTAACGACGAGCTGTTTCAGAACACCGACCGCGACACGGCCCCCTTTGCGCGCCTGATGGTGGGCATCGAGCAGAGTTACGCCAAGCGCATCCTGAGCGTGGTGGAATACCTCGACTTTTTCGAGTCCTACAAGAACAACTTGGTGCAACTTAATACGCTGCGTGCCAACCGCGTGCGGGCTTTCGAGCAGCTGAATTTTGCCGTGGGCAAGCCAGTATTCCGCGCCGACTAA
- a CDS encoding efflux RND transporter periplasmic adaptor subunit: MNRSFLALLTAVTLVGCSKTEVKEEKKEGFRLSDTMMQQIVLDTVRLRPVQDELVLTGEIATDGDKTVKVYPLVGGVVEQLKVQLGDKVEKGQVLAVIKSGEIADVQNQTTAASSDLDIARKNLAVAEDMFKAGLNSERDVVLARAEVTKARGTVGKNVKQLSVYGIGKDGMYELRAPISGFITEKNATDHEQFNNDNVGNLFTVSNLDDVWIMANVFESDISKVKEGYSADVTTLSYPDKHFRGKIDKVFNVLDPDSKVMKVRVRLENPGYLLKPEMYAQVRVENTEGAKALAVPAKSVVFDKDRNFVMVYKDRTHVETRPVTISKTVGDYSYVSAGLKPGDVVIAKDQLLVYDELND; encoded by the coding sequence ATGAATCGCTCCTTTCTGGCATTGCTGACCGCTGTAACCCTGGTTGGCTGCTCCAAAACCGAAGTCAAAGAAGAAAAGAAGGAGGGCTTCCGCCTGTCCGACACCATGATGCAGCAGATTGTGCTCGACACCGTGCGCCTGCGCCCGGTGCAGGACGAGCTGGTGCTGACCGGCGAAATTGCTACCGACGGTGACAAAACCGTGAAAGTGTACCCGCTCGTGGGCGGCGTGGTGGAGCAATTAAAAGTGCAGCTCGGCGACAAGGTGGAAAAAGGCCAGGTACTGGCCGTTATTAAATCGGGCGAGATTGCCGACGTGCAGAACCAGACCACTGCCGCCAGCTCCGACCTCGACATTGCCCGCAAGAACCTGGCCGTGGCCGAGGACATGTTCAAAGCCGGCCTGAATTCGGAGCGCGACGTGGTGCTGGCCCGCGCCGAGGTGACCAAAGCCCGCGGCACCGTGGGCAAGAACGTGAAGCAGCTCAGCGTGTACGGCATCGGCAAGGATGGCATGTACGAGCTGCGGGCGCCCATTTCAGGCTTCATCACGGAGAAGAATGCGACCGACCACGAGCAGTTTAACAACGACAACGTGGGCAACCTCTTCACGGTGAGCAACCTCGACGATGTATGGATTATGGCCAACGTGTTCGAGTCGGACATTTCGAAGGTGAAGGAAGGCTACTCGGCCGACGTGACCACGCTGAGCTATCCGGACAAGCATTTCCGGGGCAAAATCGACAAGGTCTTCAACGTGCTCGACCCCGACAGCAAGGTGATGAAGGTGCGCGTGCGCCTCGAAAATCCCGGCTACCTGCTGAAGCCGGAAATGTATGCCCAGGTGCGCGTCGAGAACACGGAAGGGGCAAAGGCCCTGGCCGTGCCCGCCAAATCGGTGGTGTTTGACAAGGACCGCAACTTCGTGATGGTGTACAAGGACCGCACCCACGTGGAAACCCGCCCGGTTACCATCAGCAAAACGGTGGGCGACTACAGCTACGTGAGCGCTGGCCTGAAGCCCGGCGACGTGGTGATTGCCAAAGACCAACTCCTCGTGTACGACGAGCTGAACGACTAA